One Actinoplanes missouriensis 431 DNA segment encodes these proteins:
- the tmk gene encoding dTMP kinase produces MRGFRRLWLVLAAASFGDWIGILATGLFASAQFENPAAQGAAFGGTIAVRLLPALLLGPIAGVIADRFDRRYTMVIVDLLRFVIYLSIPLVPLFGGSPALTVAWATIATFLGETITLIWIPAKEAAVPNLIPKSRIEISNQLTLVTTYGITPILAALLLSGLTAGLQQSGASLPDWAQPVQLALYINAFARLATAIVVFFGIKEIGGKSPAREMAAEQSIGKQFTAGWKYIGSTPLVRGLVVGIFGAFAAGGVVIGAARTYAVSLGAGEAAFYLLFGTIFMGLALGIGLGPMIVRELSRRRWFGMSIVLASGSVMFLGLAFHLSMALVGALLVGAGAGMAFLSGTTLLYGEIADELRGRVFAVVQIGVRMVLLLAITLAGILVGLGSSRRVDLGAFSVDVSATRVLLLVAGAIGIWVGIGSFRQMDDKPGVAVLADLWSSLRGRPLSPAESFVASGCFVVFEGGEGAGKSTQVTLLAEALRKEGRDVVVTREPGATDLGARIRGLVLNKAEDAPSARAEALLYAADRAHHVATVVRPALARGAVVVSDRYVDSSLAYQGAGRTLPVQEISWLSSWATGGLKPDLVVLLDVEPGVGLTRVDSRGGDADRLESESRAFHERVRYAFLDLAAADPKRYLVLDASRPVEELAGAVTERLSSMLGAVEGS; encoded by the coding sequence CTGCGCGGCTTCCGCCGGCTCTGGCTCGTCCTCGCGGCGGCCTCCTTCGGCGACTGGATCGGCATCCTCGCCACCGGTCTGTTCGCGTCCGCGCAGTTCGAGAACCCGGCGGCACAGGGCGCCGCGTTCGGCGGGACCATCGCCGTACGCCTGCTGCCCGCGCTGCTGCTCGGCCCGATCGCCGGTGTGATCGCCGACCGGTTCGACCGCCGCTACACGATGGTGATCGTCGACCTGCTGCGGTTCGTCATCTACCTGTCGATCCCGCTCGTCCCGCTCTTCGGCGGGTCACCGGCCCTGACCGTCGCCTGGGCCACCATCGCCACCTTCCTCGGCGAGACGATCACCCTGATCTGGATTCCGGCCAAGGAAGCCGCGGTACCCAACCTCATCCCGAAATCGCGGATCGAGATCTCGAACCAGCTGACGCTCGTCACCACGTACGGGATCACGCCGATCCTGGCGGCGCTGCTGCTGTCCGGGCTCACCGCCGGCCTCCAGCAGTCCGGCGCCTCACTGCCCGACTGGGCCCAGCCCGTGCAGCTTGCGCTCTACATCAACGCCTTCGCCCGGCTGGCCACCGCGATCGTGGTGTTCTTCGGCATCAAGGAGATCGGCGGCAAGAGCCCGGCGCGGGAGATGGCCGCCGAGCAGAGCATCGGCAAGCAGTTCACCGCCGGCTGGAAGTACATCGGCAGCACCCCCCTGGTCCGCGGCCTGGTCGTCGGCATCTTCGGCGCGTTCGCGGCCGGCGGCGTGGTGATCGGCGCGGCCCGGACCTACGCCGTCTCGCTGGGCGCCGGTGAAGCCGCGTTCTATCTGCTCTTCGGCACCATCTTCATGGGCCTCGCGCTCGGCATCGGCCTCGGCCCGATGATCGTCCGGGAACTCTCCCGGCGCCGCTGGTTCGGCATGAGCATCGTGCTCGCGAGCGGCTCGGTGATGTTCCTCGGCCTGGCCTTCCACCTCTCGATGGCCCTCGTCGGCGCGCTGCTCGTGGGCGCCGGCGCCGGCATGGCGTTCCTGTCCGGCACCACCCTTCTGTACGGCGAGATCGCCGACGAGTTGCGCGGCCGGGTCTTCGCCGTCGTGCAGATCGGCGTCCGGATGGTGCTGCTGCTGGCGATCACCCTGGCCGGCATCCTGGTCGGCCTGGGAAGCTCCCGCCGGGTCGACCTCGGTGCGTTCAGCGTCGACGTCTCGGCCACCCGGGTGCTGCTTCTGGTGGCCGGTGCGATCGGCATCTGGGTCGGCATCGGCTCGTTCCGGCAGATGGACGACAAACCGGGCGTGGCCGTCCTGGCCGACCTGTGGAGCTCGCTGCGCGGGCGCCCGCTCTCCCCGGCCGAGTCGTTCGTCGCGTCCGGCTGCTTCGTGGTCTTCGAGGGCGGCGAGGGCGCGGGCAAGTCGACGCAGGTCACGCTGCTCGCCGAGGCGCTGCGCAAGGAGGGCCGGGACGTCGTCGTCACCCGCGAGCCCGGCGCGACCGACCTCGGCGCCCGGATCCGCGGGCTGGTGCTGAACAAGGCGGAGGACGCGCCGTCCGCGCGGGCCGAGGCGCTGCTCTACGCCGCGGACCGGGCACATCACGTCGCCACGGTGGTGCGGCCGGCGCTCGCCCGCGGGGCCGTGGTGGTCAGCGATCGGTACGTCGACTCGTCCCTCGCGTACCAGGGCGCCGGGCGTACCCTCCCGGTCCAGGAGATCTCCTGGCTGTCGTCCTGGGCGACCGGTGGCCTCAAACCCGACCTGGTGGTGCTCCTCGACGTGGAGCCCGGCGTGGGCCTGACCAGGGTCGACTCACGGGGCGGCGACGCCGACCGGTTGGAGAGCGAGTCGCGGGCCTTCCACGAGCGGGTCAGGTACGCCTTCCTGGACCTGGCGGCGGCCGATCCCAAGCGTTACCTGGTGCTGGACGCGTCGCGCCCGGTCGAGGAACTCGCCGGGGCCGTCACGGAGCGGCTCTCCAGCATGCTCGGCGCGGTCGAAGGCTCCTGA
- a CDS encoding DNA polymerase III subunit delta', which translates to MHDVFAELVGQDEPVETLRRAASAAARVVAGDAAGGGGMTHAWIFTGPPGAGRSTAARVFAAALQCERDGSGCGECHGCHTTLAGTHADVRIERSEGLSIGVKDMRALVLRAASSPSAGRWQVVIVEDADRLGERASNALLKAVEEPSPRTVFLLCTPSVHPDDISVTIRSRCRVVALRQAPAAAVAEVLVQRHGIDPEQAAWAAAAAQGDVERARQLATDQEARLRREEVLAMPRLLSNIGACFDAAQAMVNAARREALDAVVEIDAAERAALEQALGAGGTGRGATTAMRGAAGQIKELEKRQKSRSTRSQRDALDRSLKDLAGFYRDVLVTSMRAPVAVVHADIQQVSAAAAGKWSPESVLRRLEAVLACQDAIERNVKPDIALEAMMVTLWRG; encoded by the coding sequence GTGCATGACGTCTTTGCTGAACTGGTGGGGCAGGACGAGCCGGTGGAAACGCTTCGCCGGGCGGCCTCTGCTGCGGCTCGCGTGGTTGCGGGTGACGCGGCCGGTGGCGGCGGCATGACGCATGCCTGGATCTTCACGGGGCCGCCGGGTGCCGGGCGTTCCACGGCGGCGCGGGTGTTCGCGGCGGCGTTGCAGTGTGAGCGGGACGGTTCGGGGTGCGGTGAGTGCCACGGGTGTCACACCACGCTGGCCGGCACGCATGCGGACGTGCGCATCGAGCGGTCGGAGGGCCTGTCGATCGGCGTCAAGGACATGCGGGCGCTGGTGCTGCGTGCGGCCAGTTCGCCGTCGGCCGGGCGCTGGCAGGTGGTGATCGTCGAGGACGCCGACCGGCTCGGTGAGCGGGCCAGCAACGCGCTGCTCAAGGCCGTTGAGGAGCCGTCGCCGCGGACCGTGTTCCTGCTCTGCACCCCGTCGGTGCATCCGGACGACATCTCGGTGACGATCCGGTCCCGGTGCCGGGTGGTGGCGCTGCGGCAGGCGCCGGCGGCGGCGGTCGCCGAGGTGCTGGTGCAGCGGCACGGGATCGACCCGGAGCAGGCTGCCTGGGCGGCCGCGGCGGCGCAGGGTGACGTGGAGCGCGCCCGGCAGCTCGCCACCGACCAGGAGGCGCGGCTGCGGCGCGAGGAGGTGCTGGCGATGCCGCGCCTGCTGAGCAACATCGGCGCCTGCTTCGACGCGGCGCAGGCGATGGTGAACGCGGCGCGCCGGGAGGCACTGGACGCGGTCGTCGAGATCGACGCGGCGGAGCGTGCCGCGCTGGAGCAGGCGCTCGGCGCGGGCGGCACCGGTCGTGGCGCCACTACCGCGATGCGCGGCGCGGCCGGCCAGATCAAGGAGCTGGAGAAGAGGCAGAAGTCTCGGTCCACCCGGTCCCAGCGGGACGCGCTGGACAGGTCGTTGAAGGATCTGGCCGGGTTCTACCGCGACGTGCTCGTCACTTCGATGCGGGCGCCGGTCGCCGTGGTGCACGCCGACATCCAGCAGGTCTCGGCGGCAGCGGCCGGCAAGTGGTCGCCGGAGAGCGTGCTGCGGCGCCTGGAGGCGGTGCTGGCCTGCCAGGACGCGATCGAGCGCAACGTGAAACCGGACATCGCCCTGGAGGCGATGATGGTCACGCTATGGCGCGGCTGA